In the genome of Arthrobacter sp. D5-1, one region contains:
- the eat gene encoding ethanolamine permease, translating into MQPATRHATRGVEYQNVSEDYMKHRQLRRGTAGPVLLVGLGVGYVIAGQYAGWNFGLAQAGWGGLVIATALMAIMYTTMCFALAEMSSIIPTAGGGYGFARRAMGPWGGFLTGTAILLEFVLAPAAVVTFIGAYLESLLGISGPLVYFVFYAAFIGLHLYGVKQVLKLMFGIAVVAVIGLVAWTVGMLPYFDASNLLNIEPTDAFGASAFLPFGIVGIWAALPYAMWFFLAVEGVPLAAEEARNPVRDVPKGLIGGVVILTVLAAALLMLGPGGAGSAALQESGNPLIDALESPLIGTGATALSWFVNVIGLVGLVSSFFAITFAYSRQTFALSRAGYLPRVLSLTNGRKVPFLALIVPGIIGFVLSMTGSGDLLILISVFGATISYILMMLSHIILRVREPKLDRPYRTPGGIFTSGTALVLAIAALTAGFVVDPSVVLYAVAAYAVMIAYFAFYSRHRLVAQAPEEEFAAIEQAEAELDSRA; encoded by the coding sequence ATGCAGCCCGCGACCCGACATGCAACGCGCGGAGTTGAGTACCAGAACGTCAGCGAAGACTATATGAAACACCGGCAGTTGCGCCGGGGCACCGCCGGCCCCGTGCTGCTGGTCGGACTCGGTGTCGGTTATGTCATTGCCGGCCAGTACGCAGGATGGAACTTCGGCTTGGCCCAGGCAGGCTGGGGTGGCCTCGTGATCGCCACTGCACTGATGGCAATCATGTATACCACCATGTGTTTCGCTCTGGCAGAAATGTCCTCCATCATCCCGACAGCCGGCGGCGGCTACGGCTTTGCCCGCCGCGCCATGGGTCCATGGGGAGGATTCCTCACCGGTACGGCCATCCTGCTGGAATTTGTTCTTGCCCCCGCTGCAGTCGTCACGTTCATCGGCGCCTACCTGGAGTCGCTGCTCGGCATCAGCGGTCCGCTCGTCTACTTTGTCTTCTACGCCGCCTTTATCGGACTCCACCTGTACGGCGTCAAGCAAGTCCTGAAGCTCATGTTTGGCATCGCGGTAGTCGCGGTAATCGGCCTGGTCGCATGGACTGTCGGAATGCTCCCGTATTTCGACGCAAGCAACCTCCTCAACATTGAGCCGACAGATGCTTTTGGTGCCAGCGCCTTCCTGCCGTTCGGCATCGTAGGGATCTGGGCAGCCCTGCCTTATGCGATGTGGTTTTTCCTTGCAGTGGAGGGAGTACCTTTGGCAGCAGAGGAGGCCCGGAACCCGGTACGCGATGTTCCGAAGGGGCTCATCGGGGGAGTGGTAATCCTGACCGTCCTGGCTGCAGCACTCCTGATGCTGGGACCCGGCGGCGCCGGCTCAGCTGCCCTCCAGGAATCCGGAAACCCGCTCATCGACGCTCTGGAATCGCCCCTGATTGGTACTGGAGCCACGGCCCTGAGCTGGTTCGTCAACGTCATCGGGCTTGTCGGGCTGGTATCGAGCTTCTTTGCCATCACCTTCGCCTACTCCCGGCAGACGTTCGCCCTATCCCGGGCAGGCTACCTCCCGCGGGTACTGTCGCTGACGAATGGCCGGAAGGTTCCCTTTCTGGCACTGATCGTCCCCGGAATCATCGGCTTCGTGCTCTCCATGACCGGATCCGGCGACCTGCTGATCCTGATCTCCGTCTTCGGAGCCACGATTTCCTACATCCTGATGATGCTCTCGCACATCATCCTTCGGGTCCGGGAACCCAAGCTGGACCGGCCGTACCGTACCCCTGGAGGAATCTTCACGTCCGGCACCGCGCTCGTCCTCGCCATTGCTGCCCTGACCGCAGGATTCGTCGTCGACCCGTCAGTGGTTCTCTACGCTGTGGCCGCCTACGCGGTCATGATCGCCTACTTCGCCTTCTACAGCCGCCACCGGCTGGTTGCACAGGCGCCGGAGGAAGAATTCGCCGCAATCGAGCAGGCCGAGGCGGAACTCGACTCCAGAGCCTGA
- a CDS encoding DUF5134 domain-containing protein encodes MLAPFLNIPVSLILVAGTAFCLAKAFRGNSWVTRLNYVLHTLMALGMLGMVWHDVRLPLLPQLLLFGTASFWFFLQAVSRHEFALVCHSRPGRLSCLYHAAMLASMVFMLALPHSAGQAERTTMPAHPAPHHGHALTTNVPSIPDVSPLWTHAATQVLAILFAGAVLAWLLPMVRLVAKMLAKKAPGLNPVSWHRQTILERSYEAGAALTMSLMFAATSL; translated from the coding sequence GTGCTGGCGCCTTTCCTTAATATTCCGGTCAGCCTAATCCTCGTAGCCGGCACAGCTTTTTGCCTTGCCAAGGCATTCCGGGGCAACTCATGGGTCACCCGGCTGAACTATGTGTTGCATACCCTCATGGCTCTAGGGATGCTCGGAATGGTCTGGCACGACGTACGGTTGCCGCTGCTGCCTCAGCTGTTGCTGTTCGGCACAGCCTCCTTTTGGTTCTTCCTGCAGGCCGTTTCGCGGCACGAGTTCGCTCTTGTATGCCACAGCCGTCCCGGGCGCCTAAGCTGTCTGTACCACGCAGCCATGCTCGCCTCAATGGTCTTTATGCTCGCACTTCCTCATTCCGCAGGCCAGGCCGAACGCACAACCATGCCTGCTCACCCTGCTCCCCATCATGGCCACGCGCTGACCACGAATGTTCCCTCAATCCCCGACGTCAGCCCGCTGTGGACCCATGCAGCCACGCAGGTCCTGGCCATTCTCTTTGCTGGGGCAGTCCTCGCATGGCTTCTGCCCATGGTCCGCCTCGTGGCCAAGATGCTGGCAAAGAAAGCACCCGGCTTGAACCCGGTCTCTTGGCACCGGCAGACCATTCTTGAACGGTCCTATGAGGCAGGCGCTGCACTGACAATGTCACTGATGTTCGCCGCCACAAGCCTGTAA
- a CDS encoding tartrate dehydrogenase: MTRMQHRIALIPGDGIGKEVTPAATAILDKVGQRHGISFAYDELDWSCERYVHTGAMMPEDGIEQIRSHDAILLGAVGWGNVPDHVSLWGLLIPIRRAFAQYVNLRPIAVMEGVPSPLAAAHPGTTEGGVDLVIVRENAEGEYSQIGGRMNDGLASEMAVQQSVFTRAGVSRIADYALTLASARRNRVTSATKSNGIIHTMPFWDDIVAERAQEHPGVELRSEHIDALAAKLVLQPAEFDVIVASNLFGDILSDLAAAVAGSIGIAPSGNINPEREHPSMFEPVHGSAPDIAGKGVANPVGAIWSAAMMLDHLGHPEASAEVMDAVRNQLAEGIVLTRDMGGTAGTAEFIRSLLAKLN; encoded by the coding sequence ATGACCAGAATGCAACACCGTATTGCGCTGATTCCAGGAGACGGCATCGGCAAAGAAGTCACCCCGGCCGCAACCGCCATTCTCGACAAGGTGGGACAACGGCATGGAATCTCCTTCGCCTACGACGAACTGGATTGGTCCTGTGAGAGATATGTTCACACCGGTGCAATGATGCCCGAGGATGGCATCGAGCAGATCCGGTCCCACGACGCGATCCTCCTCGGAGCTGTCGGGTGGGGCAATGTACCGGACCACGTCTCACTATGGGGGCTGCTGATCCCCATCCGCCGTGCCTTCGCCCAATACGTCAATCTACGACCGATCGCTGTCATGGAAGGCGTACCAAGCCCGCTAGCTGCGGCGCACCCCGGCACCACAGAGGGCGGGGTTGATCTGGTGATCGTCCGCGAGAATGCCGAGGGCGAATACTCGCAAATCGGCGGCAGGATGAACGACGGGCTTGCCTCGGAAATGGCGGTGCAACAATCGGTCTTCACCCGTGCCGGAGTCTCCAGGATCGCCGACTACGCTTTAACTCTCGCGTCGGCCCGCCGGAACCGTGTCACCTCAGCGACAAAATCCAACGGAATTATTCACACCATGCCCTTTTGGGACGACATCGTAGCTGAACGTGCCCAAGAGCATCCCGGCGTGGAACTTCGAAGCGAACATATCGACGCCCTTGCCGCGAAGCTTGTCCTACAGCCTGCCGAGTTCGATGTAATCGTCGCATCGAACCTCTTCGGTGACATCCTCTCGGACCTCGCGGCCGCCGTAGCCGGCTCAATCGGCATTGCCCCCTCAGGGAATATCAATCCCGAGAGGGAACACCCCTCAATGTTCGAACCAGTACACGGCTCGGCCCCGGACATCGCCGGAAAGGGTGTGGCCAACCCGGTCGGTGCCATCTGGTCCGCCGCCATGATGCTTGATCACCTCGGACATCCTGAAGCTTCCGCAGAAGTCATGGACGCGGTACGCAACCAGCTCGCTGAAGGCATAGTGCTTACCCGGGACATGGGCGGTACTGCAGGAACCGCGGAATTCATACGGAGCCTTCTTGCAAAGCTGAACTGA
- a CDS encoding aldehyde dehydrogenase family protein, which produces MTVYAQPGTDGSKVTFKDRYENWIGGEWVAPVKGQYFENITPVTGKAFCEVARGTAEDIELALDAAHKVAPSWGKTSVAERAAILNKIADRIDENLEMLAVAETWDNGKPVRETLNADLPLAADHFRYFASAIRAQEGRLSQLDDDTTAYHYHEPLGVVGQIIPWNFPILMAVWKLAPALAAGNAVVLKPAEQTPTSILVLMELIGDLLPAGVLNVVNGFGVEAGKPLASSPRIRKIAFTGETTTGRLISQYASENLIPVTLELGGKSPNIFFNDVAESNDAFYDKALEGFTLFAFNQGEVCTCPSRALVQEDIYESFIADALARTNAIIQGNPLDTATQVGAQASNDQLEKILSYIDIGKQEGAKVLTGGGRAELPGDLAGGYYVQPTVFEGHNKMRIFQEEIFGPVVSVARFSDYNDAMGIANDTLYGLGAGVWSRNGNIAYRAGREIQAGRVWVNNYHAYPAGAAFGGYKSSGIGRENHAMMLDHYQQTKNLLVSYNENKLGFF; this is translated from the coding sequence ATGACTGTTTATGCACAGCCCGGTACCGACGGCTCGAAGGTCACGTTCAAGGACCGTTACGAGAACTGGATCGGCGGCGAGTGGGTGGCCCCCGTGAAGGGCCAGTACTTCGAGAACATCACTCCGGTCACGGGCAAGGCCTTCTGCGAGGTGGCCCGCGGCACGGCCGAGGACATCGAGCTGGCCCTTGACGCTGCGCACAAGGTTGCACCGTCCTGGGGCAAGACGTCGGTTGCTGAACGCGCCGCCATCCTGAACAAAATCGCGGACCGCATCGACGAGAACCTGGAAATGCTCGCCGTCGCCGAGACGTGGGACAACGGCAAGCCCGTCCGCGAAACCCTCAACGCAGACCTCCCGCTCGCCGCGGACCACTTCCGCTACTTCGCCTCCGCCATCCGCGCCCAGGAAGGCCGGCTCTCCCAGCTCGACGACGACACCACCGCCTACCACTACCACGAACCCCTCGGCGTCGTCGGCCAGATCATCCCCTGGAACTTCCCCATCCTGATGGCCGTCTGGAAGCTCGCACCGGCCCTCGCCGCCGGCAACGCCGTCGTCCTCAAGCCTGCCGAGCAGACGCCGACGTCCATCCTGGTCCTGATGGAACTCATCGGCGACCTGCTGCCCGCCGGCGTACTGAACGTGGTCAACGGGTTCGGCGTCGAGGCCGGCAAGCCGCTGGCATCGAGCCCCCGCATCCGGAAGATTGCCTTCACCGGCGAGACCACCACGGGTCGGCTGATCAGCCAGTACGCCAGCGAGAACCTCATCCCGGTAACCCTGGAACTCGGTGGCAAGAGCCCCAACATCTTCTTCAACGACGTGGCCGAAAGCAACGACGCGTTCTATGACAAAGCACTGGAAGGCTTCACACTCTTCGCCTTCAACCAGGGTGAGGTCTGCACCTGCCCGTCCCGCGCCTTGGTCCAGGAGGACATCTACGAATCCTTCATCGCCGATGCCCTGGCCCGCACCAATGCGATCATCCAAGGCAACCCGCTGGACACCGCAACCCAGGTCGGCGCCCAGGCCTCCAACGACCAGCTGGAAAAGATCCTCTCCTACATCGACATCGGAAAGCAGGAAGGCGCCAAGGTCCTAACCGGCGGCGGCCGGGCCGAACTGCCCGGTGATCTCGCTGGCGGCTACTACGTCCAGCCCACCGTCTTCGAAGGCCACAACAAAATGCGGATCTTCCAGGAAGAAATCTTCGGCCCCGTAGTCTCCGTTGCCCGCTTCAGCGACTACAACGACGCCATGGGCATCGCCAACGACACCCTCTACGGCCTGGGCGCTGGCGTCTGGTCCCGCAACGGCAACATCGCCTACCGCGCAGGACGCGAAATCCAGGCCGGCCGCGTCTGGGTCAACAACTACCACGCCTACCCCGCCGGGGCTGCGTTCGGCGGCTACAAGTCCTCCGGCATCGGACGCGAAAACCACGCCATGATGCTGGACCACTACCAGCAGACCAAAAACCTCCTGGTCAGCTACAACGAAAACAAACTCGGCTTCTTCTAA
- the acs gene encoding acetate--CoA ligase — protein MPSNVESPPINSSGRELSFPPSEKFAANAVVGAEAYTEADADRPAFWAKKARELLTWSKDFDEALDWSNPPFAKWFVGGEVNAAYNALDRHVENGLGDRVAIHFEGEPGDTSTYTYAQLTEEVKKAANAFESLGVAKGDRVAVYLPMIPEAVITLLACARIGAVHSVVFGGFSADALRSRIDDAEAKLVVTADGTYRRGKPSALKPAVDDALAKEGHTVQNVVVVKRNGQDVDWHEGRDHWWADTVEAASAEHTAVGHDSEHPLFILYTSGTTGKPKGILHTTGGYLTQTAYTHRAVFDLHPETDVYWCTADVGWVTGHSYVAYAPLINGATQVMYEGTPDSPHQGRWWEIVEKYKVSILYTAPTAIRTFMKWGREIPDKYDLSSLRVLGSVGESINPEAWMWYRKVIGGDKTPIVDTWWQTETGAQMIAPLPGVTATKPGSAQVPLPGIAVDVVDEMGESVPNGHGGFLVIREPWPAMLRGIWGDPERFKDTYWSRFETMYFAGDGAKKDEDGDVWLLGRVDDVMNVSGHRLSTTEIESALVSHPAVAEAAVVGAADETTGQAVVAFVILRGDAVDSGDDIVQELRNHVGKEIGPIAKPKAILVVPELPKTRSGKIMRRLLKDVAEGRDPGDATTLSDPTIMQQIAASLHRSQTPPAMQEEHAGHQAHESQPNFVSQR, from the coding sequence ATGCCAAGCAACGTGGAATCACCTCCCATCAACAGCTCCGGGAGGGAACTCAGCTTCCCACCATCAGAAAAATTCGCGGCCAACGCAGTGGTAGGCGCTGAAGCCTACACCGAGGCCGACGCCGACCGGCCGGCTTTCTGGGCTAAGAAGGCCCGCGAGCTGCTCACCTGGAGCAAGGACTTCGATGAGGCGCTGGACTGGTCCAACCCGCCGTTCGCGAAGTGGTTCGTGGGCGGTGAGGTCAACGCTGCGTACAACGCGCTGGACCGGCACGTGGAGAACGGCCTGGGCGACCGGGTGGCCATCCATTTCGAGGGTGAGCCCGGGGACACCAGCACGTATACATACGCCCAGCTGACGGAGGAAGTGAAGAAGGCGGCCAACGCCTTCGAATCCCTTGGAGTTGCCAAGGGCGACAGGGTTGCGGTGTACCTGCCGATGATCCCCGAGGCCGTCATCACCCTGCTGGCCTGCGCCCGGATCGGAGCCGTGCACTCGGTGGTGTTTGGCGGCTTCTCCGCCGACGCGCTGCGTTCCCGGATCGATGACGCCGAGGCCAAGCTGGTAGTCACCGCGGACGGCACGTACCGGCGCGGCAAGCCGAGCGCCCTGAAGCCCGCCGTCGATGACGCCTTGGCCAAGGAGGGCCACACCGTACAGAACGTCGTGGTGGTCAAGCGCAACGGACAGGACGTGGACTGGCACGAAGGCCGCGACCACTGGTGGGCAGACACCGTCGAGGCCGCCTCGGCCGAGCACACCGCCGTGGGCCACGATTCCGAGCACCCCCTGTTCATCCTTTACACCTCCGGCACCACCGGCAAGCCCAAGGGCATCCTCCACACCACCGGCGGGTACCTCACCCAGACTGCCTACACCCACCGGGCAGTGTTCGACCTGCACCCTGAGACGGACGTCTACTGGTGCACGGCCGACGTCGGATGGGTCACCGGCCACTCCTACGTCGCCTATGCGCCGCTCATCAACGGCGCCACCCAGGTGATGTATGAGGGCACGCCGGACTCCCCGCACCAGGGCCGCTGGTGGGAAATCGTGGAGAAGTACAAGGTCTCCATCCTGTACACCGCTCCCACCGCGATCCGGACGTTCATGAAGTGGGGCAGGGAGATCCCGGACAAGTACGATCTGTCCTCCCTTCGGGTCCTTGGCTCTGTGGGCGAATCCATCAACCCCGAGGCCTGGATGTGGTACCGGAAGGTCATCGGCGGGGACAAGACCCCCATCGTGGACACGTGGTGGCAGACCGAGACCGGCGCGCAGATGATCGCACCGCTCCCCGGGGTTACCGCCACCAAGCCGGGCTCGGCCCAGGTCCCGCTGCCGGGCATCGCCGTGGACGTCGTCGACGAGATGGGCGAATCCGTGCCCAACGGACACGGCGGCTTCCTAGTGATTCGCGAGCCCTGGCCGGCCATGCTCCGCGGCATCTGGGGCGACCCGGAACGCTTCAAGGACACCTACTGGTCCCGGTTCGAGACCATGTACTTCGCCGGTGACGGTGCGAAGAAGGACGAGGACGGGGACGTCTGGCTCCTGGGCCGGGTGGATGACGTCATGAACGTCTCCGGGCACCGGCTCTCCACCACTGAGATCGAGTCCGCCCTGGTCTCCCACCCCGCCGTTGCAGAGGCGGCTGTTGTTGGTGCCGCGGACGAAACCACAGGCCAGGCCGTCGTCGCGTTCGTCATCCTCCGCGGGGACGCAGTGGATTCCGGTGACGACATTGTCCAGGAACTCCGCAACCACGTGGGCAAGGAAATCGGGCCCATCGCGAAGCCGAAGGCCATCCTGGTGGTACCTGAACTGCCCAAGACGCGCTCCGGCAAGATCATGCGCCGCCTGCTCAAGGACGTCGCGGAAGGGCGCGATCCGGGCGACGCCACCACCCTCTCCGACCCCACGATCATGCAGCAGATCGCGGCAAGCCTCCACAGGTCTCAAACGCCACCAGCGATGCAAGAGGAACATGCAGGACACCAGGCACACGAATCGCAACCCAATTTTGTATCGCAGCGATAG
- a CDS encoding adenylate kinase, translated as MIIVGPPGSGKGTQAERISQQLGIPAISTGDIFRQNIAQLTPLGVNCKNYIDKGDLVPDDLTNQMVRQRLRQPDALDGFLLDGYPRTTTQVAELDDMLSFNNLTLDAALLLTVDDADLVTRLLERAKTTRRSDDTETVIRHRLDLYHQQTEQLIDLYRARGVLLTVDGNVAIDEVTEQITAQISSVDTSSQLVTQVAGQS; from the coding sequence ATGATAATTGTTGGGCCTCCCGGCTCAGGAAAAGGCACGCAAGCTGAACGTATTTCTCAGCAGCTTGGGATTCCGGCCATCTCCACCGGGGACATATTCCGGCAGAACATTGCCCAGCTGACTCCACTTGGAGTGAACTGCAAAAACTACATAGATAAGGGAGACCTTGTCCCCGATGATCTCACCAACCAGATGGTGCGCCAGCGATTGAGACAACCCGACGCCCTCGATGGATTCCTACTCGACGGATATCCTCGCACCACCACGCAGGTGGCAGAACTCGATGACATGCTGTCATTCAACAACCTGACTTTGGACGCTGCGCTCCTGCTGACCGTCGATGACGCAGACCTTGTGACGCGTCTGCTCGAGCGCGCAAAAACAACACGCCGTAGCGACGATACGGAGACTGTGATCCGACACCGGCTGGATCTCTACCACCAACAAACCGAACAGCTCATCGACCTGTACCGTGCCCGCGGCGTTCTACTGACAGTCGACGGAAACGTGGCAATCGATGAGGTTACTGAGCAGATAACAGCCCAAATTTCCTCCGTCGACACTTCTTCACAGCTCGTGACACAAGTGGCAGGGCAGAGTTAG
- a CDS encoding primary-amine oxidase, with the protein MTLNSETQTVVGAAHPLDPLSRDEISQAVSTLKEGPAAADTFRFVSVELREPAKETLRSGVIPGREADSVLINRATGLAYEAVVDLESNIVAQWTELDRGMQPPIMLDEFEECEVNCKKDPRVVEVLAARGMTDLDLVCIEPWSAGYFGTDAEGRRLMRCLVFTRLDRDDNPYAHPAENLVIIYDLNSGDVVEIEDNGFVEVPKATGNYLPQHVGPARTDIKPIEISQPEGPSFKVTGNHVQWANWSFRVGFTPREGLVLHQMKFRDKGGDRSVINRASLVEMVVPYGDPSPVQSKKNAFDAGEYNIGVMANSLKLGCDCLGEIQYFDGIVSDSHGNPMTIKNAVCMHEEDDSIMWKHFDFRNNSAEVRRSRKLVISFIATVANYEYGFYWHLYLDGTIEFLVKATGILSTAGQKAGQKNKYGQTLNNDGLYAPIHQHIFNVRMDFELDGPQNAVYEVDTEIPADNPTLSGFYTVDRLLGTEQEAIRKADSSKHRFWKVVNHDSRNLVDEPVAYRLMPTDAITLAAHEDSFVSQRAQFARNNLWVTAYDRTERFPAGEYPNQSMGGDGLPAWTAANRNIADQDLVVWYTFGMHHVVRLEDWPVMPRQHVGFILQPHGFFDQNPTLDLPRPAAPAHNSSHCCSTD; encoded by the coding sequence ATGACCCTGAACAGTGAAACCCAGACCGTCGTCGGGGCAGCCCATCCGTTGGATCCGCTTTCCCGGGATGAAATCTCCCAAGCGGTGTCCACTCTGAAGGAAGGCCCCGCTGCTGCCGACACATTCCGCTTCGTCAGCGTTGAACTTCGCGAACCGGCCAAAGAAACACTGCGAAGCGGTGTTATCCCCGGCCGGGAAGCAGATTCAGTGCTCATCAACCGGGCAACCGGACTGGCCTATGAAGCCGTGGTCGACCTTGAGTCAAACATCGTTGCCCAGTGGACCGAACTCGACCGCGGCATGCAGCCGCCGATCATGCTGGACGAGTTCGAAGAGTGCGAAGTCAACTGCAAGAAGGACCCCCGCGTCGTTGAGGTCCTCGCCGCCCGCGGCATGACCGACCTTGACCTGGTCTGTATTGAGCCGTGGTCTGCAGGGTACTTCGGCACTGATGCCGAGGGCCGGCGGCTGATGCGCTGCCTCGTCTTCACCAGGCTCGACCGTGATGACAACCCCTATGCCCACCCCGCAGAGAACCTCGTGATCATCTACGACCTCAACTCAGGAGATGTTGTGGAGATCGAGGACAACGGCTTCGTCGAAGTCCCCAAAGCCACCGGCAACTATCTTCCCCAGCACGTCGGGCCAGCCCGCACCGACATCAAGCCCATAGAGATCTCCCAGCCGGAGGGCCCTTCATTCAAAGTCACCGGAAACCACGTCCAGTGGGCCAACTGGTCGTTCCGGGTGGGCTTCACCCCAAGGGAAGGCCTCGTTCTTCACCAGATGAAGTTCCGGGACAAGGGCGGGGACCGCTCTGTCATCAACAGGGCATCCCTCGTTGAAATGGTGGTTCCCTACGGTGACCCCTCGCCGGTGCAGTCCAAGAAGAACGCCTTCGACGCCGGCGAGTACAACATCGGCGTTATGGCGAACTCGCTGAAACTTGGCTGCGACTGCCTGGGAGAAATCCAGTACTTCGACGGCATTGTTTCCGACAGCCACGGAAACCCCATGACCATCAAGAACGCTGTCTGCATGCACGAAGAAGACGACAGCATCATGTGGAAGCACTTCGACTTCCGGAATAACTCCGCCGAGGTCCGCCGCTCCCGCAAGCTGGTCATCTCATTTATCGCCACGGTGGCCAACTACGAGTACGGCTTCTACTGGCACCTGTACCTCGATGGCACCATCGAGTTTTTGGTCAAGGCCACCGGCATTCTCTCAACGGCCGGCCAAAAGGCAGGGCAAAAGAACAAGTACGGCCAGACACTGAACAATGACGGCCTCTACGCCCCGATCCACCAGCACATTTTCAACGTCCGCATGGACTTTGAACTCGACGGCCCGCAGAACGCCGTCTACGAAGTGGACACCGAGATCCCCGCCGACAACCCCACCCTCAGCGGCTTCTACACCGTGGACCGGCTTCTGGGGACAGAACAGGAAGCCATCCGCAAGGCCGATAGTTCCAAGCACCGTTTCTGGAAGGTCGTCAACCACGACAGCCGGAACCTCGTCGATGAACCGGTGGCGTACCGGCTCATGCCCACGGACGCTATCACCCTGGCCGCCCATGAGGACTCCTTCGTGAGCCAGCGTGCACAGTTCGCCCGCAACAACCTCTGGGTCACCGCGTACGATCGGACAGAGCGTTTCCCCGCAGGCGAATACCCCAACCAAAGCATGGGCGGGGATGGCCTGCCGGCCTGGACAGCGGCCAACCGCAATATCGCTGACCAGGATCTGGTGGTCTGGTACACGTTCGGCATGCACCACGTGGTCCGACTGGAGGACTGGCCAGTCATGCCGCGCCAGCACGTCGGGTTCATCCTTCAGCCACACGGCTTCTTCGATCAGAACCCGACCCTGGACCTGCCACGTCCCGCCGCACCAGCACACAATTCCTCGCACTGCTGCTCCACAGACTGA
- a CDS encoding DUF779 domain-containing protein, which translates to MIISRLDAAVTLPGENFSRVALTPAAVVLLRDLWSRHGPLMFHQSGGCCDGSAPMCYPAGDFRTGAADVLLGQFDIGADDESDRDRVSQPVDFWMSREQFAYWSHTHLTVDVVQGRGSGFSLESPDGVRFLIRSTLMDWPV; encoded by the coding sequence ATGATCATTTCAAGACTCGACGCCGCAGTTACGCTGCCCGGCGAGAATTTTTCAAGAGTGGCTTTGACTCCCGCTGCCGTCGTCCTACTCAGGGATCTTTGGTCCAGGCATGGTCCGCTGATGTTCCACCAATCCGGCGGCTGCTGCGATGGATCGGCACCCATGTGCTACCCCGCAGGGGACTTTCGGACCGGAGCTGCCGACGTTCTGCTCGGACAGTTCGACATTGGCGCCGACGATGAAAGCGACCGTGACAGAGTATCCCAGCCAGTGGACTTTTGGATGTCCCGCGAGCAGTTCGCCTACTGGAGCCACACGCATCTGACAGTTGACGTAGTGCAGGGCAGAGGGAGCGGGTTTTCCCTGGAATCACCCGACGGAGTACGTTTCCTCATCCGCTCAACCCTCATGGACTGGCCCGTTTGA